In Tribolium castaneum strain GA2 chromosome 4, icTriCast1.1, whole genome shotgun sequence, one DNA window encodes the following:
- the LOC664081 gene encoding dnaJ homolog subfamily C member 8, with amino-acid sequence MAEKSPKEDPKFDEFYTEVKEIEKRDSVLTSKQQIERLLRPGSTYLNLNPFEVLQVEPETPIEEVKKQYRKLSFLVHPDKNQDDAERAQQAFEAVNKAWKILNNPETRQKCMDIIEEAKGRTDIMLAEKRKKYKKEGKDKIPEDDPDKYKHAVYVLTMKLFADMERKRRELAERDQEERKRKREQEIEEEENQKAQKEWQKNFEESRQNRVESWQSFQANSKSKTKKASKKIKTFKPPKNKPESR; translated from the exons ATGGCAGAGAAGAGCCCGAAAGAGGACCCAAAATTCGACGAGTTCTACACAGAG GTGAaagaaatcgaaaaacgtgACTCTGTTCTAACTTCTAAGCAACAAATTGAGCGTCTTTTGCGCCCCGGCTCCACCTATCTCAACCTAAACCCGTTTGAAGTGCTACAAGTTGAGCCTGAGACCCCCATTGAGGAGGTGAAGAAGCAGTACCGAAAGCTGTCGTTTTTGGTGCATCCTGACAAGAATCAGGACGATGCCGAACGGGCGCAACAGGCTTTTGAGGCAGTGAACAAGGCCTGGAAGATCTTGAACAATCCTGAGACCAGGCAAAAGTGCATGGACATTATTGAGGAGGCTAAGGGTAGAACCGACATTATG CTTGCCGAGAAGcgaaagaaatataaaaaagaaggAAAAGACAAAATCCCAGAGGATGATCCTGATAAATACAAACATGCCGTTTATGTTCTCACAATGAAACTGTTTGCAGATATGGAAAGGAAACGGCGTGAATTAGCGGAAAGAGATCAGGAAGAGAGAAAGAGAAAAAGAGAACAGGAAATTGAGGAAGAAGAGAATCAGAAAGCTCAAAAAGAGTGGCAGAAGAATTTTGAG GAATCTAGGCAAAATCGGGTTGAAAGTTGGCAGTCTTTCCAAGCcaattcaaaatcaaaaactaaaaaagcgAGTAAAAAGATCAAAACGTTTAAACCGCCGAAAAATAAGCCAGAATCTAGATAA